In Clostridium omnivorum, the DNA window TATTTAAACAAAATTTATTTATTTCTTAAAACTATGGAACTTTAATAACGGAAACCAGGAACCCAAAGGTTATGCCAACCTGGCTTCCTTATAAATGGAGAGTATATTATATGAATACTACAGGTTTTATAAGAGGTTATATAGCTAGATCAATGGATTATGATAAATTTTTCAATCATGTTATAGATTGCATTGGTCAAGAGTTTAATACTAATGCTAAAGTAGAGGATTTAGAGGATAAGTATAGAATTACTATAAATAATATGACTCTTGATTTAAGCAAAGATACATGTAGTGTGTTAAAGAAAACTTCCCCGTATGCACTTGATAAATATATATTAGAAGAGTTAAAGACAAGGGGATTTGATTTTAATATAAATAGAAGCCAATATATCCAGTATTGCTATGGAATTTTTTAAGCCGAAGGATTTCAGTAATATAACTATGGAAATAAAACTTAGAAAATCAATTAGTTATGCCATTATTAGATACAACGCAGCACAAAGATTTAGTAGGAAACTTTATTTCTAATATAGTGCTAGAGGTGATTGTATTTGTTGTTGAGTAGGAGAAAAATAATATCAAACAAAAATAGCAAGAAGGTATCTATATAGCTAAAAAAGGTAGAATATCTAGGTTGAACTAAGGTTAAACTTCCTGAACAGATATGAAGTTTGAAGTTATGTAAATTAAGATGTTTTTATAACGTTTTTACATAGCGTAATATAGAGATTGATATTAAACTTTAAAGTAAGTAAATTTAAAAGGAGAAGTGCAAAAATGGCAATTAAAAAGAGTGAACTATACAGCTCCCTATGGGAAAGCTGCGATAAGCTTAGAGGTGGAATGGATGCATCTCTGTATAAGGATTATATATTAACATTACTATTCGTAAAGTATGTAACTGATAGATATAAGGGAGATAGATTTGCAGAAATTATAGTACCAGAAGGCGGAAGCTTTGATGATATGGTGGCTGCTAAAAACAAATCAAATATCGGAGAAGAAATAGATAAAATAATTTCAAAACTGGCAGAAGCAAACAACCTTAAGGGTGTTATTGATGTTGCTCAGTTTAATGATGAAGAAAAGATAGGTAAAGGTCAGGAAATGGTAGATAAGCTTACAGAGCTTATTGGAATATTCCAGAATCCTAAACTTGACTTCAAAAGTAATAGAGCCGGTGGAGACGATATATTAGGAGACGCCTACGAATACCTGATGCAGAATTTTGCAACAGAGTCCGGAAAGAGCAAGGGACAATTTTATACACCTGCTGAAGTTTCAAGAGTAATGGCTAAGGTTATAGGTATAGCAAATGCAACTAGTTCTTCACAAACTCTTTACGACCCGGCATGCGGCTCAGGTTCATTACTTATTCGTGCAGCAGATGAGGCATCAGTAAATATAACAATTTATGGCCAGGAAAAAGATGTACCAACAGCAGGTCTAGCAAAAATGAACTTGGTACTTCATAACAAGGCTACTGGTACAATAGCCAGAGAAAACACACTGGCACATCCCTTCTTTAAAGAAGGAGACCAAAACAGCAATGAGCTTAAGCGTTTTGATTATGTTGTAGCAAATCCGCCCTTTTCCCTAAAAGCATGGGGGTTAGGTTTTAATCCATCTAGTGATGTATATAGCAGATTTACAGACTATGGGTTACCACCAGAAAAAAATGGTGATTATGCCTGGTTACTTCATTTAGTTAAGTCTATGAAAAGTACTGGAAAAGGAGCAATAATCCTTCCCCATGGTGTTTTATTCAGAGGCAATGTGGAAGCAGCCATAAGAAAAAATATTATTGATCATGGCTATATAAAAGGGATAATAGGTCTTCCTGCCAACCTTTTTTATGGAACAGGAATACCGGCATGTATCATAGTTCTTGATAAAGAAAATGCTTCTTCTCGAAAGGGCATATTTATGATAGATGCAAGCAAGGGCTTTATTAAGGATGGAAATAAAAACAGACTTAGAGAACAGGATATACACAAAATTGTTGATGTGTTCACCAAACAATTAGAAGTGCCAAAGTATTCAAGATTAGTGCCTAATGATGAAATAAAAATAGACAATGACTACAATCTTAATATACCTCGTTATATAGATAGCAGCGGGCCTGAGGATGTTCAAAACATTGAAGCACATCTTAAAGGCGGTATTCCAGCAGAGGATATTGAAAAGCTTGAAATGTTTTGGTCTGTTTATCCATCACTTAAAACTGTTTTGTTTTCAGAATGCGAAAGACCAGGGTTCTTAAAGCTCAATGTATTAAAGGATGATATAAGGAGTACAATTTTTGAGCATGATGAATTTGTGAATTATGGGAAAAAGGTACACTCGGCTGCTAATAATTGGATAGATTCAAATAAAGAAAAGTTAAAAAATCTTAAAATTGGAGATAATCCAAAGAAATTAATAAATGATATTGGTGAACAAATACTTGAAATATTCTCTGAGGTATCTCTTATTGATAACTATGATGTTTATCAACAGCTTCTTACCTACTGGGGAGATATAATGCAGGATGATGTTTATGCAATTTGTTATGATGGCTGGGAAGCTGGAAGAGAGATAGATATAGAATACACCACTCCTAAAAAGGGTAAACCAAAGGAAAAGGGCTTTGAAGGAAGAATTATTTCCAAAACGCTTATTATTTCTGAGTACTTTAAGTCAGAACAAACCGCCATAGATGATTTAGAAGCTAAGAAAGATGAAGTGGTAAGAAACTATGAAGAACTTTATGAAGAATACAGCGGAGAAGAGGGGCTATTAAGTGAAGTTATAGTTGACGAAAAAATAAAGCCAGCAGACTTGAAGGCAAGAATTAAGGAACTTAAAAAAGAAAAAAGCAACGATGAGGAACTGGCAGTATTGCAACAATATGAAAAGTTATTAGAGGAAGAAGCTGCATATAATAAAAAAATAAAAGAAGCTAAGGAAGCTCTTGATAAGAAAGTAAAGGATAAATATAAGATACTTACAGTTGAAGAGATAGAACATCTTGTAGTTGATTTAAAGTGGAACAAGAGCATATTTGAAGGTATTGAGGCTATATATTCTGCAGTATCTCATAACCTTGCAAGCCGTATAATTGAATTGGCAGAAAGATATGAAACTACATTATTGGAGTACAATGATGAGGTTGAAGAACTTGAAGCTAAAGTAAAATCTCATTTGGAGAGGATGGGGTTTGCATGGTAGAAAATGTGCTTGAAGGATATAAGAAAACTGAAGTTGGTGTAATTCCAGAGGAATGGAAAGTAAGAAAATTAAAGCAAATAACTAATATGAAAAGTGGAGTAAGTATTACTGCCAAGGATATTGATGAATCTGGTGAGTATCCTTGTTATGGGGGAAATGGTCTAAGAGGATATACATCTAGGTTTACTCATAATGGAAGGTACGCTCTAATTGGACGACAAGGAGCTTTATGTGGAAATGTTCAGTATGTTGAAGGAACTTTTTTTGCATCAGAACATGCAGTTGTTGTAACTCCAAATCCAGAAATAGATATTGAATGGCTATCGTATATGTTGATTGATATGAATTTAAATCAGTATTCGGAATCATCAGCACAACCAGGTTTATCTGTAACAAAGATACTGGAACTTTCAATACCCGTGCCATCAAAGAGAGCTGAACAAACTGCTATATCTACTGCTTTATCCGATATTGATGAACTAATTAACTCACTAACAAAGTTAATTGATAAAAAGAAGAATATTAGGCAAGGAGTAATGCAGGAACTGCTTAGGGGTAGAAAAAGACTTAATGGATTTAGTGGGGAGTGGGAAACGAAAATCGTTGAGGAGATTGCAGTTGTTTCCAGAGGAAGGGTAATAAGTCATAAGGAAATATCTAATTCATTACTAAAAAAGTATCCTGTGTATTCATCACAAACAACAAGTAATGGAATAATGGGATATATTGACAGTTATGATTTCGATGGAGAGTATATTACATGGACAACTGATGGTGTAAATGCAGGAACAGTATTCTATAGGAAAGGTAAATTTAACTGCACTAATGTGTGTGGGACAATTAAACTACTACACGGAAATCACTATTTTGTTGCGAAAAGACTTGAGTTAGAGACAGGTAAATTTGTGTCTAAAAATTTAGCTAATCCTAAGCTAATGAATGATGTTATGAAAAAAATTACAATAACAATCCCACCAACCATTAAAGAGCAAACAGCTATAGCCCAAATTCTTACTGACATGGACAATGAAATAAATAAACTAACTCAAAAACTCGACAAATACAAAACCTTAAAACAAGCAATGATGCAGGAACTTCTTACTGGTAAAAGGAGATTGATTTAATATGAATGTGGGGGAAATAGAAAGAATAACACAGGAAAGAGTAGTTAAACTTTTTATTGATAAGTTGGGGTATAGCTATTTAGGTAATTGGGAAGAAAGAAAAAATAGTAATGTAGAAGAGGAATACCTTAAAAAACATCTTAAGAATGCAGGGTATTCCCCTGTGCTTATAACAAAGGCAATTAATGAATTTGTAAATAATGCTTCTAATCAGCAGTTATCTTTGTATGACCTAAATAAAGAGGTTTATTCTGCACTGCGATATGGGGTAAAGGTTCGTGAAAATCCTGGAGAAGCACCTAAGACAGTTATGTTAATTAACTGGAAAGAGGTTTGGAAAAATGATTTTTACATCGCTGAAGAGGTAACTGTTGAAGGAAGCCATTCAAAACGACCTGATATTGTATTATATGTAAATGGTATTGCTCTTGGAGTTTTGGAGCTTAAGAGAAGTACTGTATCTGTAAGTGAAGGTATTAGGCAAAATATTGATAACCAAAAGGAAAATTTTATAAGACAGTTTTTCGCCACCATGGGGTTAATAATGGCCGGTAATGACAGCGAAGGCATAGCCTATGGGGTTATAGAGACTAAAGAAAAGTATTACCTTTCCTGGAAAGAAGATAAGGATGCAGAAGATAAAATTTCAAAGCATATACGAACCCTTTGTGACACAGTAGATTACAAGCTGGATAAAAATATAATAAGCATATGTGAGCAAAATAGATTTCTTGAAATACTATATGATTTTATAGTATTTGATAGAGGAATCAAAAAAGCTTGCCGTCCTAATCAGTACTTTGGAGTAAAAGCAGCACAGGAAAGATTAAAGTCACGTGAGGGCGGTATAATCTGGCACACTCAAGGTTCAGGAAAAAGCCTAACCATGGTATGGCTGGCTAAATGGATTAAAGAAAATAAAAAGGATTCTCGTATTCTAGTTATTACTGACAGAGAGGAATTAGACGAGCAGATAGAAAAGGTATTTATGGGTGTAGGTGAATCTATTTATAGGACTAAAAGCGGTAGGGATTTAATCAATAAATTGAATGAAGCTACTCCTGTTATGATTTGTTCTCTTGTTCATAAGTTTGGCAGGCGCGGCGGAGAGCTTACCGATAAAGATTATGAAAGCTATATAGATGAAATAAAAGATAGTTTGCCTAAAGATTTTAGAGCAAAAGGTGATGTGTATGTCTTTGTTGATGAATGTCATAGAACACAGTCTGGTAAGTTACACAAGGCCATGAAAGCTATACTGCCTAATTCTGTATTTATTGGTTTTACAGGTACGCCTTTAATTCAAAAGGATAAACAGTCCAGTATAGAGATTTTTGGAACATATATTCATACCTATAAATTTGATGAAGCAGTTAAGGATAAGGTAGTATTAGATTTACGCTATGAGGCAAGAGATGTAGATCAGAATATTGTATCCCAGGAAAAGATAGATCAGTGGTTTGAGATTAAAACAAAGGGTCTGACAGATGTAGCTAAAGCACAGTTGAAACAGCGGTGGGGAACCATGCAAAAGATTTTTAGCTCAAAGTCACGCTTAAGTAAAATTGCAAGTGATATATATTTCGATATTTCAACGAAGGATAGGTTGCAAAATGGCAGAGGAAACGCCATGCTTGTAGCAGGCAGCATATATGAAGCCTGTAAGTACTACGAGTTGTTTCAGGATATGGGACTTAAAAAGTGTGCTATTATAACTTCTTATAATCCTAATATATCTGATATTAAAGGAGAATCTGTTGATACTGACAGCGAGACAGAAAAGCTGGAAAAGTATGAGATATATCAGAAGATGCTTGGTGGTAAAGATTCAGCTACTTTTGAGAAGGAAGTTAAAGATAAGTTTATAAATGAACCAGCGCAAATGAAATTATTAATAGTTGTTGATAAGCTATTAACGGGATTTGATGCTCCATCAGCTACTTATCTTTATATTGATAAATCCATGAGGGACCATGGATTGTTTCAGGCTATATGCCGTGTTAATAGACTTGACAGTGAAGATAAGGAATATGGATATATCATAGATTATAAAGACTTATTTAAAAAGCTTGAAAAAGCTGTTGAAGATTATACCTCTGAAGCTTTTGATGCTTATGATAAGGATGATGTAAAGGGGCTTCTTAAGGATAGGCTTAAAGAGGCCAAAGAACATCTGGAAGAGCTTCTTGAAGGCTTAAGAGCTCTTTGCGAACCAATAGCACCGCCTAAAGGAACACTTGAATGTCAAAGATACTTCTGCGGGATTAATGCAGAGGATTTGGAAGAATTAAAAAATAATGAGCCTAAGAGAGTAGCTTTGTATAAACTGACAGCTTCATTAATACGGGCTTATGCAGAAATTGCACCAGAGATTACTGATGAAGCTGTTGGATATACTTCAGTACAAGCAGTAGCTATAAAGAAAGAAGTTGAAAGTTATATAAAACTTAGAGATGAAATAAAACATGCCAGTGGTGATTACATTGACCTCAAAAAATATGAGCCAGATATGAGACATTTAATTGATACCTACATTAGTGCTGAGGAAAGCAGAAGAGTATCTGCCCTAGAGGACATGTCACTTATAGAGGTTATTGTAAACCGTGGAGTAGACTTTGTAGATGAATTACCAGAAGGTATAAAAAAGAATAAAGAGGCAGCAGCTGAAACTATTGAGAATAACGTTAGAAGAAAGATAATAGAAAAAACAGAAACAAACCCTAAGTACTTTGAAAAAATGTCTCAGCTCTTAAAAGAACTGGTGGAACTGCGAAAAAGAGCTGCTGTTAGTTATGAAGAGTATCTTAAGCAAATAGTAGAGCTTACTAAAAAAGTTCACAAGCAGGAGAATGATACAAATTATCCGGAAGATA includes these proteins:
- a CDS encoding type I restriction-modification system subunit M; the protein is MAIKKSELYSSLWESCDKLRGGMDASLYKDYILTLLFVKYVTDRYKGDRFAEIIVPEGGSFDDMVAAKNKSNIGEEIDKIISKLAEANNLKGVIDVAQFNDEEKIGKGQEMVDKLTELIGIFQNPKLDFKSNRAGGDDILGDAYEYLMQNFATESGKSKGQFYTPAEVSRVMAKVIGIANATSSSQTLYDPACGSGSLLIRAADEASVNITIYGQEKDVPTAGLAKMNLVLHNKATGTIARENTLAHPFFKEGDQNSNELKRFDYVVANPPFSLKAWGLGFNPSSDVYSRFTDYGLPPEKNGDYAWLLHLVKSMKSTGKGAIILPHGVLFRGNVEAAIRKNIIDHGYIKGIIGLPANLFYGTGIPACIIVLDKENASSRKGIFMIDASKGFIKDGNKNRLREQDIHKIVDVFTKQLEVPKYSRLVPNDEIKIDNDYNLNIPRYIDSSGPEDVQNIEAHLKGGIPAEDIEKLEMFWSVYPSLKTVLFSECERPGFLKLNVLKDDIRSTIFEHDEFVNYGKKVHSAANNWIDSNKEKLKNLKIGDNPKKLINDIGEQILEIFSEVSLIDNYDVYQQLLTYWGDIMQDDVYAICYDGWEAGREIDIEYTTPKKGKPKEKGFEGRIISKTLIISEYFKSEQTAIDDLEAKKDEVVRNYEELYEEYSGEEGLLSEVIVDEKIKPADLKARIKELKKEKSNDEELAVLQQYEKLLEEEAAYNKKIKEAKEALDKKVKDKYKILTVEEIEHLVVDLKWNKSIFEGIEAIYSAVSHNLASRIIELAERYETTLLEYNDEVEELEAKVKSHLERMGFAW
- a CDS encoding restriction endonuclease subunit S, producing MVENVLEGYKKTEVGVIPEEWKVRKLKQITNMKSGVSITAKDIDESGEYPCYGGNGLRGYTSRFTHNGRYALIGRQGALCGNVQYVEGTFFASEHAVVVTPNPEIDIEWLSYMLIDMNLNQYSESSAQPGLSVTKILELSIPVPSKRAEQTAISTALSDIDELINSLTKLIDKKKNIRQGVMQELLRGRKRLNGFSGEWETKIVEEIAVVSRGRVISHKEISNSLLKKYPVYSSQTTSNGIMGYIDSYDFDGEYITWTTDGVNAGTVFYRKGKFNCTNVCGTIKLLHGNHYFVAKRLELETGKFVSKNLANPKLMNDVMKKITITIPPTIKEQTAIAQILTDMDNEINKLTQKLDKYKTLKQAMMQELLTGKRRLI
- a CDS encoding type I restriction endonuclease subunit R; amino-acid sequence: MNVGEIERITQERVVKLFIDKLGYSYLGNWEERKNSNVEEEYLKKHLKNAGYSPVLITKAINEFVNNASNQQLSLYDLNKEVYSALRYGVKVRENPGEAPKTVMLINWKEVWKNDFYIAEEVTVEGSHSKRPDIVLYVNGIALGVLELKRSTVSVSEGIRQNIDNQKENFIRQFFATMGLIMAGNDSEGIAYGVIETKEKYYLSWKEDKDAEDKISKHIRTLCDTVDYKLDKNIISICEQNRFLEILYDFIVFDRGIKKACRPNQYFGVKAAQERLKSREGGIIWHTQGSGKSLTMVWLAKWIKENKKDSRILVITDREELDEQIEKVFMGVGESIYRTKSGRDLINKLNEATPVMICSLVHKFGRRGGELTDKDYESYIDEIKDSLPKDFRAKGDVYVFVDECHRTQSGKLHKAMKAILPNSVFIGFTGTPLIQKDKQSSIEIFGTYIHTYKFDEAVKDKVVLDLRYEARDVDQNIVSQEKIDQWFEIKTKGLTDVAKAQLKQRWGTMQKIFSSKSRLSKIASDIYFDISTKDRLQNGRGNAMLVAGSIYEACKYYELFQDMGLKKCAIITSYNPNISDIKGESVDTDSETEKLEKYEIYQKMLGGKDSATFEKEVKDKFINEPAQMKLLIVVDKLLTGFDAPSATYLYIDKSMRDHGLFQAICRVNRLDSEDKEYGYIIDYKDLFKKLEKAVEDYTSEAFDAYDKDDVKGLLKDRLKEAKEHLEELLEGLRALCEPIAPPKGTLECQRYFCGINAEDLEELKNNEPKRVALYKLTASLIRAYAEIAPEITDEAVGYTSVQAVAIKKEVESYIKLRDEIKHASGDYIDLKKYEPDMRHLIDTYISAEESRRVSALEDMSLIEVIVNRGVDFVDELPEGIKKNKEAAAETIENNVRRKIIEKTETNPKYFEKMSQLLKELVELRKRAAVSYEEYLKQIVELTKKVHKQENDTNYPEDIRKSKALMALYDNLDHNEELAKKIHNSIITDGQDGWRGDPSKSRRIRGIIYSYIGEDGDRLEKIFKIAENQGEY